A window from Musa acuminata AAA Group cultivar baxijiao chromosome BXJ3-10, Cavendish_Baxijiao_AAA, whole genome shotgun sequence encodes these proteins:
- the LOC104000674 gene encoding uncharacterized protein LOC104000674, producing MAEGNDNANGSMAQQLLFQQHRQQLFLMQQQQLQQQLQRQQQQQQAVSRFPSNIDAHLRDPSLRSLHFQAPTPPAAAQPSSSQPLPSSVLHYPPQPQSARPAAVGVEVGVGRPGNPVEVEMAQKDALMVCNPDFKCPFASVEDAVLRLLPYHVVSDYEAEEDDRILDGDTLGHIISQLQQWDQNILTKIAEFTTTFEKQVLAFNILSRKRAQGEFRSEERLMIEQALMQEEKQALLEIRAEMESREKAGREAAEAKMRMAMAQAEHARAEAQVHAEMYVRAPMRASTATSLGDEGSGHDMGQEQGGNMDEIHGWGSAQREDEEPSQDFLNDENGTENVDTRAQGEWREAGELDLNSR from the exons ATGGCAGAAGGCAACGACAATGCCAACGGTTCAATGGCGCAGCAGCTCCTCTTCCAGCAGCACCGGCAACAGCTCTTCCTCATGCAGCAGCAGCAACTCCAGCAACAATTGCAAcgtcaacaacagcagcagcaggccGTCTCCCGCTTCCCCTCCAACATCGACGCCCACCTCCGCGACCCCAGCCTCCGATCCCTACACTTCCAGGCCCCTACGCCGCCGGCAGCGGCGCAGCCTTCCTCTTCACAACCATTGCCATCCTCCGTTCTCCACTATCCACCGCAGCCCCAGTCGGCGAGGCCCGCAGCGGTGGGCGTCGAAGTCGGGGTCGGGAGGCCCGGGAACCCCGTGGAGGTCGAGATGGCGCAGAAGGACGCCTTGATGGTCTGCAACCCCGACTTCAAATGCCCCTTCGCCTCCGTGGAGGATGCCGTGCTCAG GCTGCTGCCTTACCATGTGGTTTCCGATTATGAAGCTGAAGAAGATGACAGAATCCTCGATGGTGATACCCTTGGTCATATTATTTCACAACTCCAGCAATGGGACCAAAACATTCTCACAAAGATTGCAGAGTTCACGACTACATTTGAGAAACAAGTCCTTGCTTTCAACATATTGTCACGGAAGAGAGCACAAGGAGAATTCAGGTCAGAGGAGAGGCTTATGATAGAGCAGGCTTTAATGCAAGAAGAGAAGCAAGCTTTGCTGGAAATAAGAGCAGAAATGGAATCTAGAGAGAAGGCTGGTAGGGAAGCCGCAGAGGCCAAAATGCGGATGGCAATGGCTCAGGCTGAACATGCTCGAGCAGAGGCTCAGGTCCATGCAGAAATGTATGTTCGTGCCCCGATGAGGGCTAGTACTGCTACATCCCTCGGTGACGAGGGTTCTGGCCATGATATGGGGCAGGAACAGGGAGGTAACATGGACGAAATTCATGGGTGGGGAAGCGCTCAAAGAGAGGATGAAGAGCCATCACAGGATTTTTTGAATGATGAGAACGGAACTGAGAATGTAGACACCAGAGCACAAGGTGAATGGCGAGAAGCTGGTGAGCTGGACCTGAACTCCAGGTGA
- the LOC135585524 gene encoding ACT domain-containing protein ACR6-like: MGSCSVVEVDDDEYAKLIRRMNPPRVVIDNDACDNATVIKVDSIKKHGILLEVIQVLTDLDLIITKAYISSDGSWFMDVFNVTDRNGNKVRDKEIISCIQNSLGSDAFFFPRIGNSVDIVPSKEHTFIEMTGTDRPGLLSEICAVLANRNCSVAKAELWTHNTRVAAVVHVTEESTGAAVEDPERLSIIKELLCNVLRGDNDSRMGRMTVSKDRTHTERRLHQMMFGDRDYESTVVGAGDDKPRPQVAVMDCAEKDYSVVILRSRDRPKLLFDTVCTLTDMQYVVFHGTVGTRDDDEAYQEYYIRHVDGCPINSEAERQRVIKCLEAAIERRTTEGLELVLRTEDRPGLLSDVTRVFRENGLTIRRAEISTQGGKASDTFYLSEMSGKPVEAKTIDSICRQLGEMVVRVKQTPPLLAPKPPEVASFLFGNLLKASLQSFRLVRSHS, translated from the exons ATGGGGAGCTGTTCAGTGGTGGAGGTGGACGATGATGAGTATGCCAAGCTCATCAGGAGGATGAACCCCCCAAG GGTTGTGATAGataatgatgcttgtgataacgcTACTGTCATCAAA GTGGATAGCATAAAAAAGCATGGGATTCTACTAGAGGTAATTCAAGTCCTCACTGATCTGGACCTTATAATCACAAAGGCTTACATTTCTTCAGATGGAAGTTGGTTTATGGATG TATTTAATGTGACTGATAGAAATGGGAATAAAGTACGAGACAAAGAGATAATCTCCTGCATACAAAAT TCGCTCGGATCAGATGCTTTCTTCTTCCCTAGAATTGGGAATTCAGTGGATATTGTGCCCTCAAAGGAGCACACCTTCATCGAAATGACCGGCACCGACAGGCCCGGCTTGCTATCGGAAATATGTGCCGTGCTAGCGAACCGAAACTGTAGCGTGGCCAAAGCTGAGCTATGGACGCACAACACCAGAGTTGCAGCGGTGGTACACGTTACCGAGGAGTCCACCGGCGCAGCGGTCGAGGACCCTGAGCGGCTCTCCATCATCAAGGAGCTCCTCTGCAATGTTCTTCGAGGCGATAACGATTCGAGGATGGGTAGGATGACGGTCTCCAAGGATCGCACCCACACCGAGAGGAGGTTGCATCAGATGATGTTCGGCGACCGGGACTACGAGAGCACGGTTGTGGGAGCCGGCGACGATAAGCCCAGGCCTCAGGTTGCGGTGATGGACTGCGCCGAGAAGGATTACTCTGTGGTCATTCTGAGGTCAAGAGACCGGCCGAAGCTTCTGTTCGACACCGTGTGCACGCTTACGGACATGCAGTACGTCGTGTTTCATGGCACGGTTGGCACGAGAGACGACGACGAAGCTTATCAG GAATACTACATCAGACATGTCGATGGGTGCCCCATAAACTCTGAGGCGGAGCGACAGCGTGTGATCAAGTGCCTCGAGGCAGCCATCGAGAGACGAACTACAGAG GGGTTGGAGCTGGTGCTGAGGACAGAAGACAGACCTGGTCTGCTTTCAGACGTGACGAGGGTTTTCCGAGAGAATGGCTTGACGATCAGAAGAGCAGAGATTTCGACACAGGGAGGGAAAGCATCGGATACGTTCTACCTCTCGGAGATGTCGGGCAAACCGGTGGAAGCCAAGACGATCGATTCGATATGTCGGCAGCTCGGGGAGATGGTGGTGAGGGTGAAGCAGACTCCTCCTCTTCTCGCTCCGAAGCCTCCTGAGGTTGCCAGCTTCCTCTTCGGTAATCTCCTCAAAGCTTCCTTGCAGAGCTTCAGGTTGGTCAGATCCCACTCCTGA
- the LOC104000675 gene encoding uncharacterized protein LOC104000675, giving the protein MAAVLKLLSAALLLHLLATVASQRCDLSSVQVQQTNTGRKVGYDPVFQVEVKNLCRCTITNVFLRSEGFASSATVDPKLFRREGTGYLVNDGKGIPSSLSVKFRYAWDRAFRMSPASLQVNCW; this is encoded by the exons ATGGCGGCTGTCCTGAAGCTCCTCTCCGCTGCACTCCTCCTGCATCTCCTCGCGACAG TGGCGAGCCAGCGGTGCGATCTGTCGAGCGTTCAGGTGCAGCAGACCAACACGGGGCGGAAGGTCGGCTACGACCCGGTGTTCCAGGTGGAGGTGAAGAACCTGTGCCGCTGCACCATCACCAACGTGTTCCTGCGGTCGGAAGGCTTCGCCAGCTCCGCCACGGTCGACCCCAAGTTGTTCCGGCGCGAGGGCACCGGCTACCTCGTCAACGACGGGAAGGGCATCCCCAGCTCGCTCTCTGTCAAGTTCCGGTACGCATGGGACAGGGCCTTCAGGATGTCGCCTGCAAGCTTGCAAGTGAACTGCTGGTGA
- the LOC104000677 gene encoding ACT domain-containing protein ACR4, whose translation MMDSGSLADIDDEYEKLVIQLNPPRVTVDNTSSRKATLVQVASANRHGSLLDVVQVLTDLNLSISRAYISSDGEWFMDVFHVVDQCGNKIYDNEVIDRIQQSLSTRALSSWSLRRSVGIQASSEHTSIELIGRDRPGLLSEIFAVLVDLKCNVVAAEVWTHNSRMASVVYITDEVNGGPIDDSDRLAKVKRLLRYVLKGDRDKSAKTAISVGVTHTQRRLHQMLYADRDYDKDDTDGEDATSDRSKPVVTVENCTEKGYSMVNLRCKDRPKLLFDTVCTLTDMQYVVFHATVIAEGPEAYQEYYIRHVDGSPISSEGERQRLILCLEAAIRRGNTEGVKLELCCEDRVGLLSDVTRIFRENGLSVSRAEVTTRGSQAINVFYVTDSSGNPVCSQMIEAVRNEIGQTILQVKDEANPNASTENTGKFSFGSLFRSRSEKILHNLGLIRSSSRDSFPLN comes from the exons ATGATGGACAGTGGCTCTTTGGCTGACATTGATGATGAGTATGAAAAGTTGGTGATTCAGCTGAACCCTCCAAG GGTCACGGTGGACAATACCTCTAGCAGGAAGGCCACCTTGGTGCAG GTGGCCAGTGCTAATAGGCACGGGAGCTTGTTAGATGTGGTGCAGGTCTTGACTGATCTCAACCTAAGCATCAGCAGGGCTTACATCTCTTCCGATGGAGAGTGGTTTATGGATG TGTTCCATGTTGTTGACCAGTGTGGGAATAAAATCTATGATAATGAAGTCATTGACCGTATTCAACAG TCACTATCAACAAGGGCACTAAGCTCCTGGTCGTTGAGAAGATCTGTAGGCATACAAGCCTCTTCAGAGCACACTTCGATCGAACTAATAGGCAGAGATCGGCCCGGGCTTTTATCTGAGATATTTGCAGTTCTTGTGGACCTCAAGTGCAATGTCGTGGCAGCCGAAGTCTGGACACACAATTCACGCATGGCGTCGGTTGTTTACATCACAGATGAAGTGAATGGAGGACCAATCGATGACAGCGATAGGCTTGCTAAGGTCAAACGCCTCCTGCGCTACGTACTCAAAGGCGACAGAGACAAGAGTGCAAAGACTGCAATATCCGTGGGGGTTACTCATACTCAGAGGAGATTGCATCAGATGTTGTATGCTGATAGGGATTATGACAAGGATGACACGGATGGTGAAGACGCCACAAGTGATAGGAGCAAGCCAGTAGTGACCGTAGAGAATTGTACCGAGAAAGGGTATTCAATGGTGAACTTGAGATGTAAAGATCGACCAAAGCTACTCTTTGACACTGTCTGCACTCTCACAGATATGCAGTATGTGGTGTTTCATGCAACTGTCATTGCTGAAGGGCCTGAAGCATATCAG GAGTATTACATTCGGCATGTCGATGGAAGCCCCATCAGTTCAGAAGGAGAAAGGCAAAGACTAATTCTGTGCTTGGAGGCTGCAATCCGAAGAGGAAATACAGAG GGTGTAAAACTTGAACTATGCTGTGAAGATAGGGTTGGCCTTCTATCCGATGTCACTCGCATATTTAGGGAGAACGGGCTCTCGGTCAGCCGAGCTGAGGTCACTACAAGGGGATCTCAAGCTATCAATGTGTTCTATGTCACAGATTCATCAGGAAATCCTGTTTGCAGCCAAATGATTGAGGCAGTGAGGAACGAAATCGGGCAGACGATTCTGCAGGTGAAGGATGAGGCAAATCCAAATGCTTCAACAGAAAACACTGGGAAATTCTCATTTGGTAGCCTCTTCAGGTCCAGATCAGAGAAGATACTACACAACTTAGGGTTGATCAGATCAAGCTCAAGAGACTCATTTCCTCTTAACTAA